A window from Pokkaliibacter sp. MBI-7 encodes these proteins:
- a CDS encoding phasin family protein — MYKTAFEDIKKVYQPMIELGEIGKKTAETMLKEYSEYSRELVSSSINQAKQLASAKDIVAAFDAQAVYAKNLDSKFVSNAQKQMGLMLEARDASSKVFDELSDAYSSAMKSWMTQFKA; from the coding sequence ATGTATAAGACAGCCTTCGAAGACATCAAAAAAGTGTATCAGCCCATGATCGAACTGGGCGAAATCGGTAAGAAGACTGCCGAAACCATGCTGAAAGAATATTCCGAATACAGCCGTGAGCTGGTCTCCAGCAGCATCAACCAGGCCAAGCAGCTGGCCTCTGCCAAAGACATCGTGGCGGCTTTTGATGCTCAGGCGGTCTATGCCAAGAACCTGGACAGCAAGTTCGTCAGCAATGCCCAGAAGCAGATGGGCCTGATGCTGGAAGCACGCGATGCCAGCAGCAAAGTGTTCGATGAGCTGAGCGATGCCTACAGCAGCGCCATGAAGAGCTGGATGACCCAGTTCAAGGCCTGA
- the pta gene encoding phosphate acetyltransferase, translated as MIRTLMLVPTGLGVGLTTAALGLFHAMDQQGIKVHFFKPIAQLHPGDSGPERSTQMLASSCKHPIAPPLEIRYIEGLLSEDRGDELLEEIVGRFEDYRPDDCDVVIIEGLVPTQSHYYSTRLNKAIASALDAEIVLVAAPGIDTPAELEDHIEITARAYGGIEHKRVLGCIVNKLGAPIDREGRTRPDASMDRTFTQSISAEQVREQSTLFSNDFRLLGTLPWTPDLSAPRALDIARYFDAIIINEGAMAVRRVTRIAMMARSVANVIDELRPGTLVFAPGDRDDVVLATCLAALNGVEIAALVFTGGFTPAPSVMSLCEQAMRSGLPMMAISTGSWQTAITMQRFNQEVPLDDAERINKVKEEGALHIDHQWLQSFRSSDYVRRLSPPAFRYQLIERARRASKTIVLPEGNEPRTIKAAAICAERKIARCVLLGNPEEIRLIAQQSGVVLGEGVAVVDPNSVRKDYVAPMVELRKSKGMTDLIAEEQLQDNVVLGTMMLHQGTVDGLVSGAVHTTANTIRPALQLIKTAPGYSLVSSIFFMCLPDQVLVYGDCAINPDPNAEELAMIAIQSADSARAFGVEPRVAMISYSTLGSGTGADVDKVITATRIARERRPDLLIDGPLQYDAAVMENVAHSKAPGSTVAGKATVFIFPDLNTGNTTYKAVQRSANVISIGPMLQGMRKPVNDLSRGALVEDIVFTIALTAIQATQSS; from the coding sequence ATGATCAGAACGCTGATGCTGGTGCCCACAGGTCTGGGCGTTGGCCTCACCACCGCTGCACTGGGACTGTTCCATGCCATGGATCAGCAGGGCATCAAGGTGCATTTCTTCAAGCCCATTGCCCAGCTTCATCCCGGTGACAGTGGCCCTGAGCGCTCCACCCAGATGCTCGCCTCGTCCTGCAAGCACCCTATCGCACCGCCGCTGGAAATTCGTTATATCGAAGGCTTGCTCAGTGAAGACCGCGGCGACGAGCTGCTGGAAGAAATCGTCGGCCGTTTTGAAGACTACCGCCCGGATGACTGCGACGTGGTCATCATCGAAGGGCTGGTGCCGACCCAGAGCCACTACTATTCGACCCGCCTCAACAAGGCCATTGCCAGTGCACTGGATGCCGAGATTGTGCTGGTGGCCGCACCGGGGATTGATACCCCGGCCGAACTGGAAGATCACATTGAGATCACCGCCCGCGCTTACGGTGGCATCGAGCACAAACGGGTGCTGGGCTGTATCGTCAACAAGCTGGGCGCCCCCATTGACCGCGAAGGGCGTACCCGCCCTGACGCCAGCATGGACCGTACCTTCACCCAGAGCATCAGTGCTGAACAGGTGCGTGAACAGAGCACTCTGTTCAGCAACGATTTCCGCCTGCTGGGCACCCTGCCCTGGACACCCGACCTGAGCGCCCCCCGCGCACTGGATATTGCCCGCTATTTCGACGCCATCATCATCAATGAGGGCGCCATGGCCGTGCGCCGTGTCACCCGTATTGCCATGATGGCCCGCAGTGTCGCCAACGTCATTGATGAACTGCGCCCCGGCACGCTGGTGTTCGCCCCCGGTGATCGTGATGACGTAGTGCTGGCCACCTGTCTTGCCGCACTCAACGGGGTAGAAATTGCCGCACTGGTGTTTACCGGTGGCTTCACTCCCGCCCCCTCGGTAATGAGCCTGTGTGAACAGGCCATGCGCAGCGGCCTGCCGATGATGGCTATTTCGACCGGCTCATGGCAGACCGCCATCACCATGCAGCGCTTCAATCAGGAAGTGCCGCTGGACGACGCCGAGCGCATCAACAAGGTCAAGGAAGAAGGCGCACTGCACATCGACCACCAGTGGTTGCAGAGCTTCCGCAGCAGCGACTATGTGCGCCGTCTGTCGCCGCCGGCTTTCCGCTACCAGCTGATCGAGCGCGCCCGTCGCGCCAGCAAGACCATCGTTCTGCCCGAAGGCAACGAGCCACGGACCATCAAGGCTGCGGCCATTTGTGCCGAACGCAAGATCGCCCGCTGCGTACTGCTTGGCAACCCGGAGGAAATCCGCCTGATTGCCCAGCAAAGTGGTGTAGTACTGGGTGAAGGCGTGGCCGTCGTTGACCCCAACAGCGTGCGCAAGGACTACGTGGCACCCATGGTGGAGCTGCGTAAGAGCAAAGGCATGACCGACCTGATTGCCGAAGAGCAGCTGCAGGACAATGTGGTACTGGGCACCATGATGCTGCATCAGGGGACTGTCGACGGGCTGGTCTCAGGCGCCGTGCATACCACTGCCAACACCATCCGCCCGGCGCTACAACTGATTAAAACGGCTCCCGGCTACAGTCTGGTGTCGTCGATCTTCTTTATGTGTTTGCCGGATCAGGTACTGGTATACGGCGACTGTGCCATCAACCCCGACCCCAACGCCGAAGAGCTGGCGATGATCGCCATCCAGAGTGCCGACTCCGCCCGGGCCTTCGGTGTTGAGCCGCGCGTGGCGATGATCAGCTACAGTACGCTCGGCTCCGGCACCGGTGCCGATGTAGACAAGGTTATCACTGCCACCCGAATCGCCCGTGAGCGCCGCCCCGATCTGCTGATCGACGGCCCGCTGCAATACGATGCGGCTGTCATGGAAAACGTCGCGCACAGCAAGGCGCCGGGCAGTACCGTGGCAGGCAAGGCGACGGTGTTCATTTTCCCGGACCTGAATACCGGTAATACCACCTACAAGGCGGTCCAGCGCAGTGCCAACGTCATCAGTATCGGCCCCATGCTGCAAGGCATGCGCAAACCGGTGAACGACTTGTCACGCGGTGCGCTGGTGGAAGATATCGTCTTTACCATCGCCCTGACCGCCATTCAGGCTACCCAGTCGAGCTGA
- a CDS encoding acetate kinase produces the protein MTSTNDASINSTPVSSAASYVLVLNCGSSSLKFAVIDASTGGQPLSGMAERLGSDDAEIVFKQNGAKQTQALTPPTHKAALQALVTYLQGYPALVQSLTAIGHRVVHGGEHFREAILIDSLSQQRIADCSNLAPLHNPANLLGIEAAQEAFPQLPQVAVFDTAFHQEMPDYAYLYPLPYEYYRDLGVRRYGFHGTSCRYVTAEAARLLNKPAAGLNLIIAHLGNGASLTAVKHGHSVDTTMGLTPLEGVVHGTRCGSIDPGIIAYLAHRLNKSTDEIDAILWKKSGLLGLSGLSNDCRTIEEAAANGHEQAQLTLEIYAYRLAKAVGELMIPLGRLDALVFTGGIGENSSLIRARTLDWLGFLGLQLDSEANEQCIRGKAGRISQNGHAAAWVIPTNEELMIARDSVALATAAQGEQA, from the coding sequence ATGACATCTACGAACGATGCCTCAATCAACAGTACCCCCGTCAGCAGCGCGGCCAGCTATGTACTGGTCCTCAACTGCGGGAGCTCCTCCCTCAAATTCGCGGTCATCGATGCCAGCACTGGCGGGCAGCCTTTGTCAGGCATGGCCGAACGTCTGGGCAGTGACGATGCTGAAATCGTCTTCAAGCAGAACGGCGCGAAGCAGACACAGGCACTGACGCCCCCTACTCACAAAGCCGCGCTGCAAGCGCTGGTCACGTACCTGCAGGGATATCCGGCGTTGGTGCAGTCGCTGACGGCGATTGGCCACCGTGTAGTTCACGGTGGCGAACATTTCCGTGAAGCCATCCTGATCGACAGCCTGAGTCAGCAGCGTATTGCCGACTGCAGTAACCTGGCCCCGCTGCATAACCCGGCCAACCTGCTGGGGATTGAAGCGGCTCAGGAAGCCTTCCCGCAGCTGCCACAAGTGGCCGTGTTTGATACCGCCTTCCATCAGGAAATGCCGGATTATGCTTACCTCTACCCGCTGCCCTACGAGTACTACCGGGATCTTGGCGTACGCCGCTACGGCTTCCATGGCACCAGCTGCCGCTATGTCACCGCTGAAGCCGCCCGCCTGCTGAACAAACCCGCAGCCGGGCTGAACCTGATCATCGCTCACCTCGGGAATGGCGCCAGCCTGACCGCCGTGAAGCATGGCCACTCGGTTGATACCACCATGGGCCTGACCCCGCTCGAAGGCGTTGTACACGGCACCCGTTGCGGTTCCATTGACCCGGGCATCATTGCCTATCTGGCTCACCGCCTGAACAAAAGCACTGACGAAATCGATGCCATCCTGTGGAAAAAGAGCGGGCTGCTGGGCCTTTCCGGCCTCAGCAATGACTGCCGCACCATCGAAGAAGCCGCGGCAAATGGCCACGAGCAGGCGCAGCTGACACTGGAAATCTATGCCTATCGTCTGGCCAAGGCCGTCGGCGAGCTGATGATTCCCCTTGGCCGCCTTGATGCGCTGGTATTTACCGGTGGCATCGGCGAGAACTCCTCGCTGATCCGTGCCCGCACCCTCGACTGGCTGGGCTTTTTGGGTCTTCAGCTCGACAGCGAGGCCAACGAGCAGTGTATTCGCGGCAAGGCAGGCAGGATCAGTCAGAACGGCCACGCTGCGGCATGGGTTATTCCCACCAATGAAGAACTGATGATTGCCCGTGACAGCGTCGCGCTGGCGACTGCCGCACAAGGAGAGCAAGCATGA
- the nadC gene encoding carboxylating nicotinate-nucleotide diphosphorylase produces the protein MQHLGIEDTVRNALAEDIGAGDITAALIPAERMAAATVISRDEAVISGRPWVDEVFRQVDPQIKVEWYISEGDQVCPNTRLFSLTGPARSLLTAERTALNFLQTLSATSSRCRHYADLVDHTQVRILDTRKTLPGLRLAQKYAVTQGGCFNHRIGLFDAFLIKENHIMACGGIAEAVSKARELAPGKPVEVEVENHNELQQALEAGADIIMLDNFTLQQMREAVALTAGRAKLEASGNVTDLTLVPIAETGVDYISIGGLTKDCKAVDLSMRFSSEMPAV, from the coding sequence ATGCAGCATCTGGGAATTGAAGACACCGTACGCAATGCACTGGCAGAAGATATAGGTGCTGGCGATATCACGGCGGCGCTGATTCCCGCAGAGCGCATGGCTGCCGCAACGGTGATCTCCCGCGATGAGGCCGTCATCAGTGGCCGGCCGTGGGTGGATGAAGTTTTCCGTCAGGTCGACCCGCAGATCAAAGTGGAATGGTACATCAGCGAAGGTGATCAGGTGTGCCCCAATACCCGCCTGTTCAGTCTGACGGGCCCTGCCCGCTCCTTGCTGACAGCGGAGCGTACCGCCCTGAACTTTCTGCAGACCCTGTCTGCCACTTCCAGCCGCTGCCGCCATTATGCTGATCTGGTAGACCATACCCAGGTGCGTATTCTCGACACCCGCAAAACCCTGCCCGGCCTGCGTCTGGCGCAAAAATACGCGGTGACTCAGGGCGGCTGCTTCAATCATCGCATTGGCCTGTTTGATGCTTTTCTGATTAAGGAAAACCACATCATGGCCTGCGGTGGGATTGCTGAAGCAGTGAGCAAAGCGCGCGAGCTGGCGCCCGGCAAACCGGTAGAAGTCGAGGTGGAAAACCATAACGAACTGCAGCAGGCGCTTGAAGCCGGCGCCGACATCATCATGCTGGATAACTTTACCCTGCAGCAAATGCGCGAGGCGGTAGCCCTGACTGCTGGCCGGGCCAAACTGGAAGCCTCGGGTAACGTGACCGACCTGACGCTGGTGCCCATCGCCGAAACCGGCGTTGATTATATTTCCATTGGCGGCCTGACCAAGGACTGCAAAGCAGTGGACCTCTCCATGCGCTTCAGCAGTGAAATGCCAGCGGTGTAA
- the ampD gene encoding 1,6-anhydro-N-acetylmuramyl-L-alanine amidase AmpD, translating to MTVFTPLSITDGWLDAARKVPSPNHNERPADEVSLLVIHNISLPPCQFGGPYIEQLFTNCLDQDAHPFFAGIASLRVAAHLLIRRDGELVQFVGFGQRAWHAGVSCFAGREGCNDFSIGIEMEGSDFEPFTTVQYQQLAAVTEAIQRAYPQISAERITGHSDIAPGRKTDPGPYFDWTHYRALLPASTKA from the coding sequence ATGACTGTATTCACTCCCCTGAGCATTACTGACGGCTGGCTTGATGCGGCACGTAAGGTGCCATCGCCCAATCACAATGAGCGGCCCGCAGACGAAGTCAGTCTGCTGGTGATCCACAATATCAGCCTGCCGCCCTGCCAGTTTGGCGGCCCCTATATCGAGCAGTTATTCACCAACTGCCTCGATCAGGATGCGCACCCGTTTTTTGCCGGCATTGCCTCGTTGCGTGTGGCGGCCCATCTGCTGATTCGGCGTGATGGCGAACTGGTGCAGTTCGTCGGTTTCGGTCAGCGCGCCTGGCACGCCGGTGTGTCCTGTTTTGCCGGACGTGAAGGCTGTAATGATTTCTCCATTGGTATCGAGATGGAAGGCTCTGACTTCGAGCCCTTCACCACCGTGCAGTATCAGCAGCTGGCTGCGGTCACGGAGGCGATTCAGCGAGCCTATCCGCAGATCAGTGCAGAGCGCATTACTGGCCACAGCGATATTGCCCCTGGCCGCAAAACGGATCCTGGCCCTTATTTTGACTGGACGCACTATCGGGCTTTACTTCCGGCTTCAACAAAAGCGTGA
- a CDS encoding ABC transporter ATP-binding protein — protein MDKVLEVKGLQCRYDGQPVVSEVSFHLHEGEIACLLGPSGCGKTTVLRALAGFNAVDGGEIELYGRVLSAAGVHLPPEQRRIGMVFQDYALFPHLTVAQNIAFGLKGLSRKDVDTRVSELLSLVQLEGKGQRYPHELSGGQQQRVALARALAPKPDLLLMDEPFSNLDTDLRRHLAREVREILKQQGIPAVLVTHDQEEAFAFSDKVGVLAEGRLHQWDSPYNLYYSPSSPRVAAFVGKGEFIPGTVRDGVLCTDVGNVLLTCSQWQDGDEVQLFVRPHEIVPADAEGAQAQILAKEFLGTTTLYTLQLSSGRLVSSAVDSHIDLQVGEVVTVSLQPPRPVTFAAA, from the coding sequence ATGGATAAAGTGCTGGAAGTGAAGGGCCTGCAGTGCCGCTATGATGGGCAGCCGGTAGTCAGCGAGGTCAGCTTTCATCTGCATGAGGGGGAAATCGCCTGCCTGCTTGGCCCCAGCGGTTGCGGCAAGACCACCGTGTTGCGGGCGCTGGCGGGGTTCAATGCCGTCGATGGTGGAGAAATTGAACTCTATGGGCGGGTGCTATCTGCTGCAGGTGTGCATCTGCCACCGGAACAGCGTCGCATCGGCATGGTATTTCAGGACTATGCGCTGTTTCCGCATCTGACCGTCGCGCAGAACATAGCCTTCGGTCTGAAGGGCTTAAGCCGTAAGGACGTTGATACCCGGGTCAGCGAGCTGTTAAGTCTGGTGCAGCTGGAAGGGAAGGGGCAGCGCTATCCCCACGAACTTTCCGGTGGTCAGCAGCAGCGTGTGGCACTGGCCCGTGCGCTGGCCCCGAAGCCTGATCTGTTGCTGATGGATGAACCGTTCTCCAATCTGGATACCGATCTGCGTCGTCATCTGGCCCGCGAAGTGCGGGAGATTCTCAAACAGCAGGGTATTCCCGCGGTACTCGTGACCCACGATCAGGAAGAAGCCTTTGCCTTCTCCGACAAGGTCGGTGTGCTGGCGGAAGGTCGTCTGCATCAGTGGGATTCTCCCTACAACCTCTATTATTCTCCCAGCAGCCCGCGAGTAGCGGCCTTTGTCGGCAAGGGCGAGTTTATTCCCGGCACCGTGCGTGATGGTGTGCTCTGTACCGATGTGGGAAATGTGCTGCTGACCTGCAGTCAGTGGCAGGACGGTGATGAGGTGCAGCTGTTTGTGCGTCCTCATGAAATTGTCCCTGCTGACGCTGAAGGGGCTCAGGCACAGATTCTGGCCAAGGAGTTCCTCGGCACAACCACCCTTTATACGCTGCAGCTGTCGAGTGGGCGCCTAGTGTCATCGGCTGTCGACAGCCATATTGATCTGCAGGTGGGAGAGGTGGTTACTGTCAGTCTGCAGCCGCCCCGGCCGGTGACCTTTGCCGCTGCCTGA
- a CDS encoding iron ABC transporter permease — translation MAFLSYSRQRSINGQGWLLSASVAAIMVALPLLSIFWLALFPTDNIWPHLLSTVLPNYVITTLTLMLGVGVLAGSIGIVSAWLISTYHFPGRRVFEWALLLPMAVPAYVIAYVYTDLLEYSGPLQAWLRELFSWKTPRDYWFPPIRSLGGAIWMLGLVLYPYVYLLARASFLEQAATVKDAARTLGCTPLQAFLRVSLPMARPAIAVGLSLVMMETLNDFGTVDFFAVKTLTAGIYDTWLNMGNLGGAAQLAALMLIFVVVLIVMEKQGRSRQRQFQQGDRFKAIQLHRLRGFRAALAWISCAVPVLAGFIVPLLDLARYAWRHAEQSWSPDFLRLAWNSLALALAAAVLCTVLGLLLAYAKRLYRSRLLSSMTQAATLGYAMPSAVLAIGIIIPFAAFDNTLDGWLRNSLGISSGLLLSGTLFTLLFAYSVRFLAISAGSVESSLGKVTPSMDMACRSMGYNASQTLVKVHLPLIRGGLLTAVLVVFVDCMKELPTTLVLRPFNFDTLAIHVYQYASDERLPEASLAALLIVLVGIIPVILLSRTITATRRYRIQ, via the coding sequence ATGGCATTCCTCTCCTACTCCAGACAACGCAGTATCAATGGCCAGGGTTGGCTATTGAGTGCTTCTGTGGCCGCCATTATGGTCGCCCTGCCGCTGCTGTCGATTTTCTGGCTGGCACTGTTTCCCACTGACAATATCTGGCCCCACCTGCTCTCCACTGTCCTGCCCAATTATGTGATCACCACCCTCACACTGATGCTGGGAGTAGGCGTACTGGCGGGGTCCATCGGCATTGTCAGTGCCTGGCTGATCAGCACCTACCACTTTCCCGGACGCCGCGTTTTCGAGTGGGCACTGCTCTTACCCATGGCGGTACCGGCCTATGTGATCGCCTATGTCTATACCGACCTGCTGGAATACTCAGGACCACTGCAGGCATGGCTACGGGAGCTGTTCAGCTGGAAGACACCGCGCGATTACTGGTTTCCTCCTATTCGCAGTCTGGGTGGCGCCATCTGGATGCTGGGGCTGGTGCTCTATCCCTATGTTTACCTGCTGGCCAGAGCCAGCTTTCTTGAGCAGGCGGCCACCGTGAAGGATGCTGCACGGACGCTGGGCTGCACGCCATTACAGGCATTTCTGCGTGTGTCGTTACCCATGGCCCGCCCGGCCATTGCGGTCGGTCTGTCACTGGTGATGATGGAGACCCTCAACGACTTTGGTACCGTCGATTTCTTTGCGGTCAAAACACTCACGGCAGGCATCTACGATACCTGGCTGAACATGGGCAATCTGGGTGGTGCGGCACAGCTTGCCGCCTTGATGCTGATCTTCGTAGTCGTACTGATCGTCATGGAAAAGCAGGGACGTTCACGGCAGCGCCAGTTTCAGCAGGGGGATCGCTTCAAGGCGATCCAGCTACACCGGTTACGCGGATTCAGAGCCGCACTGGCCTGGATCTCCTGTGCGGTGCCCGTGCTCGCAGGCTTCATCGTGCCCCTGCTGGACCTGGCACGTTACGCCTGGCGGCATGCTGAGCAAAGCTGGAGCCCGGACTTTCTCCGGCTGGCCTGGAACAGTCTGGCGCTGGCGCTGGCCGCAGCCGTGCTCTGCACCGTGCTGGGCCTGTTACTGGCCTACGCCAAGCGTCTGTACAGAAGTCGCCTGCTGAGCAGCATGACGCAGGCAGCCACGCTGGGTTATGCCATGCCCAGTGCGGTACTGGCCATCGGTATCATCATTCCCTTCGCCGCGTTCGATAACACGCTGGATGGCTGGCTGCGCAACAGTCTCGGCATCTCCTCCGGCCTGCTGCTCAGTGGCACCCTCTTTACCCTGCTGTTTGCCTATAGCGTGCGCTTTCTGGCTATTTCTGCAGGCTCTGTGGAATCCAGTCTGGGCAAGGTGACACCGTCCATGGACATGGCCTGCCGCTCGATGGGCTATAACGCCAGCCAGACGCTGGTGAAGGTACATCTGCCGCTGATACGCGGCGGCTTGCTGACCGCCGTACTGGTAGTGTTTGTCGACTGCATGAAGGAACTGCCGACCACACTGGTACTGCGCCCTTTCAATTTCGACACACTGGCCATTCATGTCTATCAGTATGCCTCGGATGAACGCCTGCCAGAGGCGTCGCTGGCAGCGCTGCTGATCGTACTGGTGGGGATTATTCCGGTCATTCTGCTGAGCCGCACGATCACGGCAACCCGCCGCTATCGCATCCAATAG
- a CDS encoding Fe(3+) ABC transporter substrate-binding protein — protein sequence MFKPSVLLLTVAAFTTSVNAAEEVNVYSYRAPFLIQPMFDQFTQETGVKVNVVYADKGLLERLQNEGQNSPADLIMTVDIGVVHDVKTRGLSQPVASELLEQNIPQHFQDPDNHWFALTSRARLIYASKDRVQQGEITSYEQLADPKWQGRICTRSGKHNYNLGLIGSMISHHGEAEAEQWLTGVKANLARRPEGNDRAQIRAIAEGQCDLAIGNSYYFFKMLNNQENPEEIEWARQVTPIAPNQQDRGTHMNISGISLAKYAPHKDNAIKLMEFLSQDEAQHMYADLNQEFPVKAGVQRSELLQSYLGDFKQDELPLVKIAETREAASKLVDKVGFDN from the coding sequence ATGTTTAAACCGTCAGTCTTGTTGTTAACGGTTGCCGCCTTCACCACCTCAGTCAACGCGGCAGAAGAAGTGAATGTTTACTCCTATCGCGCGCCCTTTCTGATTCAACCGATGTTTGATCAGTTCACCCAGGAAACCGGGGTCAAGGTCAATGTGGTCTACGCTGACAAAGGCCTGCTGGAACGCCTGCAGAATGAGGGTCAGAACAGCCCGGCCGATCTGATCATGACGGTAGATATTGGTGTAGTACACGATGTCAAAACCCGTGGTCTGAGCCAGCCGGTGGCCAGTGAGCTGCTGGAGCAGAATATTCCCCAGCACTTTCAGGACCCGGACAATCACTGGTTTGCACTGACGTCGCGTGCCCGCCTGATTTATGCATCCAAAGACCGCGTTCAGCAGGGTGAAATAACGTCCTACGAGCAGCTGGCCGATCCCAAATGGCAGGGCCGCATCTGTACCCGCAGCGGTAAACATAACTACAACCTGGGCCTGATCGGCTCGATGATCAGCCATCATGGCGAGGCTGAAGCGGAGCAATGGCTAACAGGTGTCAAAGCCAATCTTGCGCGCCGCCCTGAAGGGAACGACCGGGCACAGATTCGCGCTATTGCGGAAGGACAGTGCGATCTGGCCATTGGCAATTCCTACTACTTCTTCAAGATGCTGAACAATCAGGAGAACCCTGAAGAGATCGAGTGGGCCAGGCAGGTAACTCCGATTGCGCCCAATCAGCAGGATCGCGGTACCCATATGAATATCTCCGGCATCTCCCTGGCCAAGTATGCCCCGCACAAGGACAACGCCATCAAACTGATGGAGTTCCTCAGTCAGGACGAGGCCCAGCATATGTATGCCGACCTGAATCAGGAGTTTCCGGTCAAGGCAGGCGTGCAGCGCTCCGAACTGCTGCAAAGTTACCTGGGCGACTTCAAACAGGATGAACTGCCGCTGGTGAAGATTGCCGAGACCCGTGAAGCGGCCAGCAAGCTGGTCGACAAGGTTGGCTTCGATAACTAA
- a CDS encoding M14/M99 family metallopeptidase, with the protein MKKIISLALSLVATLSCACAAQADTRPSSSHEVFFAGSDYELNVYYVKGRQDGKTLLLIGGIQGDEPGGYLSADLYPDLVLEKGNLIVVPRANLKSIILGDRGPDGDMNRQFHDNAKVGPMYQVVGKLKELMSQADLFLHLHDGWGYHSPVYVDSLRNPNRYGQSLIADSANFTCDDGSVLPLQEMADSVLGEVNSRISNEQHHLHFFNTRTADPDTPYSEMRKTATYYALRKECLPAFGVEASKNLPSLEDKILYHNLVINAFMERLGIVAEAPRILIPTSGLHYTEVMVNGVPHMLKDKDTLTIRRNDEVQVVDIGTDYKRGVTMDLLGYGNLNDFKQSFRVGKDTQMVFRKEGQKFGSIDIKALSDEQYARYADKQKQEQHDHRQNVTRVFVVAVNDKHHVLLSGDTLKLAPADRLELISSFGDGSNDEAVTLNFRGWVPETPSKMPNDDRGYLIEPDKSRLLRQYSEHGEGKRYAVVATDSRGNPVGEIWVQLSQ; encoded by the coding sequence ATGAAAAAAATAATTAGTCTTGCCCTGAGTCTGGTGGCAACGCTCAGCTGCGCCTGTGCGGCGCAAGCTGACACCCGCCCAAGCAGCAGCCACGAAGTGTTTTTCGCAGGCTCTGATTACGAACTGAATGTCTACTACGTCAAAGGTCGGCAGGATGGTAAAACCCTGCTGCTGATCGGCGGGATACAGGGTGATGAGCCGGGTGGCTATCTGTCCGCCGACCTCTACCCTGATCTGGTGCTGGAGAAAGGCAACCTGATCGTCGTTCCCCGCGCCAACCTGAAATCCATCATCCTGGGTGACCGTGGCCCTGATGGTGATATGAACCGTCAGTTCCATGACAACGCCAAAGTCGGCCCGATGTATCAGGTAGTTGGCAAGCTCAAGGAACTGATGTCTCAGGCCGACCTGTTTCTGCACCTGCATGACGGCTGGGGCTATCACTCACCGGTCTATGTAGACAGCCTCCGTAACCCCAATCGCTATGGGCAGTCACTGATTGCTGACAGCGCCAACTTCACCTGTGATGACGGCTCCGTCCTGCCATTACAGGAAATGGCAGACAGCGTGCTGGGCGAAGTAAACAGCAGGATCAGCAACGAGCAGCATCACCTGCATTTCTTCAATACCCGCACTGCCGATCCGGATACGCCTTATTCAGAGATGCGTAAAACAGCAACCTACTACGCACTGCGCAAGGAATGCCTGCCTGCTTTTGGCGTTGAAGCATCGAAAAATCTGCCCTCACTGGAAGACAAGATTCTCTATCACAATCTGGTAATCAACGCCTTTATGGAACGCCTGGGTATTGTCGCAGAAGCCCCACGTATTCTTATTCCGACTTCGGGGCTGCACTACACCGAGGTGATGGTCAATGGCGTGCCGCACATGCTGAAAGACAAGGATACCCTGACTATCCGCCGTAATGATGAGGTTCAGGTGGTGGATATCGGCACCGACTACAAGCGCGGCGTCACCATGGATCTGCTGGGCTATGGCAACCTCAATGACTTCAAGCAAAGCTTCAGGGTTGGCAAAGACACCCAGATGGTATTCCGCAAGGAAGGCCAGAAGTTTGGCAGCATTGATATCAAAGCCCTGAGCGACGAGCAGTATGCGCGCTATGCTGACAAACAAAAGCAGGAGCAGCATGACCATCGCCAAAACGTCACCCGTGTCTTCGTGGTCGCGGTCAATGACAAACATCACGTTCTGCTCAGTGGCGATACGCTCAAACTGGCACCGGCTGACCGGCTGGAACTGATCAGTAGCTTCGGTGATGGCAGCAATGATGAAGCAGTCACACTCAACTTCCGCGGCTGGGTACCGGAAACCCCCAGCAAAATGCCCAATGATGATCGTGGCTATCTGATTGAGCCAGACAAGTCACGGCTGCTCCGTCAATACTCGGAGCATGGTGAAGGCAAGCGTTACGCGGTGGTCGCCACTGACAGCCGTGGTAACCCGGTGGGTGAAATCTGGGTGCAGTTGAGCCAGTAA